The Magnetococcus marinus MC-1 genome contains the following window.
ACGGTGGTGCCGGCGGTGGCGGCCACCATAAAGGGCTGTTTACCGGCGGCTTTGGCGTGGAGAATGGCGGCCTCTAGGGCGGCGGGTTGCATGCGGCCTTGGGGGTCGCTGGCGACTTTGACCAGATTATCCAAGCCCATGCCCAGCACCATCGCCCCGCGTTGAAAGGAGTAGTGGGCTTGATCCGAGACCAGACAGACCAAGGGTGGCGCGTTGCTGTTGCCCAGCTGTTTGATATGGGGGAAGCGCTGTTGGCGGGCGCAGAGCATGGCGATTAGGTTGGAGTTACTGCCCCCGGAGGAGAAGATGCCATCATGGTTAGTAAAGCCAGCCAATTTGCCCATTTTTTCGATGAGAAAGCGTTCCATCAAGGTAGCCAGGGGGGCGACCTCGTAGGTGTACATGGAGGTGTTGGTGAGGGCGGTAAAGACCTCGCCCAGAAAGGCCGGAAAGTTAAAGCCGGCGAAGAGTTGGTTACAAAACTGGGGGTGGCCGGTTTTGACGCTGTGTTGGAGATAGGCGTGCAGCAGGGGGATGAGCGCCTGATGATTGGCCAGACCCTGCTGCTGGATGGTCAGATCGAACTGCTCGGCCAGTTGTTGGGGTGGGAGAAAATCCACAATTCGAAGGGTACTGTTTTGGTTTTCCTGTAGAAAATCCAGAATCAGTTGCATGGCGGCATGTAAAGTTTTTTCCACAGGTTCGGGCTCCATAGCCGTCATAATCCTTTTGGGTTCGGCATGGGTGGAGCACGGGTTCGCCCAGATACCGCCGCAAGCTTCCGTGTTGGGGGAGCTTGTGGGGGCCACTCTTTGCGGGGGGGTGCTGTCACCAAAGCGCAGAGTGTAGCATATTCGGCGTTAAAATCTGAGGCTCGGTGTGATTTTTTTCAGGTTTTTGCTGTTTTTTTGGGTGGCCGTTTTTTTGCTGTTTTTCCCGCCCCTCTGCCCAGGGCAGGACGCGGGCAAGCCGGGCTGTGAGAGCCCATGAAAACCGCCTCTCTGCACCAGTGGCTTGAAAAGCTTTATCCTGTTGGTTGAGGTTGTGGTTGGTGGTAAAAAATAATAGAGATGAAAATAATATCTATTATAGTGCGATAAAAAAGGCTAGCATGAGCGCAACGGTCATCTGTACGAGAGAAAACAACACGATTTTAAGGTATGCGCTGGCTGTGTGCCCCGCAAAAGGTCACCGTTTTGGGTGGGTAATCCCTCATGAAATAGAGGGATTTCAGCCGTAGAATGGTCTCGTCATGTTTCTGGGGAAGTTTTGGGGCACGCCTAACCCAAAAATGAGGTGTGTGTTCCCGGAATTTACAAAGCGATTAGAACAGCAGACGGGACGGAAGCTTGGTAAGCAGAAACCGGGACCAAAGTCAAAAAAGAGTGTTGATCATGAATAAAGTGTATGTCCCCGGAATTCCAAAAAGAGTGTTGATCATGAATAAAGTGTATGTCCCCGGAATTTCCCATAGAATCTTAACTATTAGGTGGTGTTCATGCTGAGCGTTTTTAAAGATCTTGATTTCACAGGTAATAAGAAAGTTTTAGATGGCTTTATTGACTCTATTTCAGCGGTGAAAGTTGCCAAATGGGAAAGGTGGTATGAAGGCGAAAAAAGAATAGAAAGCATGGCCTTGTCAGATGATGATCGCTTTATTGTATTTAAGCGAACCTCACATAAAGGCATTCCGGATGTTTCTTTGTTCCTGACTTATCTAAAAGAACGACTAGTAGTAACTAATATAGTTCCTGAAGAAGGTGAGTTGACTAAAGCTCAGTATAATGAAATAATTGACGATTTTGTCAAGAGTGTTGTTTCTGAAAATATCGCATTTTTTGATGTCCTAATGACAGTTACAAAGGGGGAGTTACCGATAACTCATTGGCTTAGTCAAGACACAGCTGCCTTGCTAGATAGGTTTTCTAAGACGGCAAATAAATCAACGGGATCTTCTCATCCACTAGATTTACAAAGATGGAACAGCTTTATTATTGCAGCCCATCGTGAGAAGTCAAACCTTGATAGTACAACTCTAGAACGGTGGTTTGTGCAAGAGGAAGGCTGGGGAATAGATGCTGCTACGTCTCTAGCTATTGAGTATGAATTTGCGCGAGGTCTGTTAAGCTTATATGACCAGAGTGGATCTGATGACTGATACAGCCTCAGTTTCTCAATGTATCTTGTCAAAAAATGCACCTGTTTTGTTTTTTGATACCTGTAGCTTATTGGATTTGGTTAGAGACCCGACCAGAGAGTGCTTTAGTAGTGACCAGTATGAAACTGCTATAAGACTTTTACGGAAGGTTGATGGTGAGGAAGGTTATTTACATGTTGTGGTAAATAGTCAAGTTCATCATGAGCTAAATGATAATTTTTCATCTGTTTGTGAGGATTCAGAGAATAAACTTGATAAACTAAACAAAAAAATAGCTTTTCTCCAGAGAGTGTATGTTTCAATTGGAGCTACAGTAAGTCAAAACTTGTCCTTTTCTAAAAATGATTTTTCACAATATGGAAAAAATATTTATGATAGCTTTATAGGAAAATCTATCACATATAAAGAAGAAGATGATGTTGCAAAGAATAAAGCTTTCGATAGAAGTAGATTTTGTAAAGCGCCAGCAAAAAAGGGAAAGCAGGAGTTGAAAGATTGTATTGTGATTGAGTTATATCTTTTTCTTGCGCAACACTTGAGAAGTATTGGTTACAGTAATAGGATAGTGTTTATTTCATCAAATACAAAGGACTATGCATCTGATGTAAGGGGAGGGATTTTGCATCCAGAGCTTAAAGATGACTTTGATTCGGTAAAAATGGAGTATGCTTCAAACTATGGTCTCGCTGAAAGGATGTTGTTTCCACCGTGCTAGGTTTGTAAGTGAAAGTTAAGCTTTAGTTTTTTTCCATAGTTTTCTCTGCTGTGCCTCTCGCGGGAGTTCCGGGGACGGGTGCCTAATTAAGGGGTAAGGTTATGGCGCGGGTGTTGGTGCCGGGGTGGCGCATCTGTGCCGGCCTCGCCTCAAGGGCGCTGAAAATGGTTGAAAAGGTGGCGTAACAGTAGGTCGCTCATGCCCACCCTAAGTGGGGGGGAGGGCTGCGCCGACCATAGCTCTAACCCCTGGCTAAAGGTGCTGGTGCGAATATGCGCCCGGTTGCGGTCCAAAAAGCGACACAGCCGCTCAAAACGGCTCTGGTTGCCCCTATGGGGCACAAAACGGGGTCGCTCAGGATCACGCTGCATGGTGGAAAACTCGCTGGCATGGGTCAAAACCACCAACGGGCCGCTCTGCTGCATCACCCCCTGCCGCAACAACTTCCAAAATAAAAAAGCCGGCGTGCCCGTTACCGTCAACGCCTTATACCAACGCCGCCCACCCAAACCATGCACCGTATAGGTGGTGACCGGGACCTCCCGCAGCCCAAACATATCATGCAAACCATGCAGACGCCGCAAAGCAACATCCCCAGGGGCAAAAAAACCATAACCCTGGCACGAAGCCATGGGGATGCCCAGTTGCGCAACTACCCGATAAAGCGTCTCATCCACATGCAGGCTGCCCCCACGAAACGCCAGCGGCGCATAACCCATCACACGCTTAAAACAGGCCATGCCTTCTTCCAGCAACTGGATGGCCTGAACCTCGCCCAAACCATGCATGGCGTCCGAGGGGGTGCCCCCAGCCGTGAGCCGTTGCAACCAATCGCTATGGCGAAAAATCCGCCATGCCGGGTGTAGATGCAACTGCACATCATGACCCCGCGCCACAATCTCCTGCATCACCCCCTGCATGGGGGCATCGCCAAAATAGTGGCTCTGGAACATCTCACAAAAAAAGGTCCCCTTGAGCTGGTAACGCTCCAAGGTATCCAGAATAAAACCCAACCCGTGGGATACCCCTTCATCCACACGCTGCAACGACGCCACCCCCAAAGGGCGGTAGTGCTGGGGCTGGGTAAAACAGCCATTGATGGTAAACTCCACATCAACGGAGAGATTAAGATCAATCATGTGCAGCCTCGCCAACAAAAACGCTTGCGCATTTGCCTCCACAATTTATTCAGGGCCTGGCGGGTATCCACCCAAAAGGGCTTGGGATCATCCCAGGCAAAAATATAGTAACGCAAACGAGGGTCCAACACCCCCAGCACAAAGCCCATGAGTTCAGCCAATACCGAAAAACGCAAGCTGCGGTTCTGTATAAGCTCTGGATCTCCCACAATGCGTTGCAGCCGGTGTAGCGCGGGAATGGTGTATTGACAACGCAGCCCCGCCCGCTGTCGGCTGGGCGGCGGAGGCTGCCGCAACCCCTGCCACCAGTAGGTGGCAACCGCAAAATGGGCCCCCGCATAATAAGCCAACGGCTGACTGCCCCAAAAACGGCCATTGACCTCCATCAACCACGTTTGGCCGGTTTTTGGGTCAAAACGATACTCCACCATGGCCGCCCCCTGCCACTCAAGGGCTTGTAATAGGGCGATGGATTGCGCCAGTAAGGCCGGGTGCGCCTGCTGGGGTAGACTCTCGCAGAGGGTGGAAACACCCCCCTCCGGCGGCCACTCATGCAGCCGCTGGTGTTGAAAAGTCAGGGTGGCCTGCCCCTGGTGCATGTAGATCATCTGCCCCAAACCCACACCAGGGCAGTAACAGGAGACCTGGGGATAATGGCCCGTAGGGGTGTAGCGTGCTAACTGCTCAACCAGTGCCTGTGGCGTGTCAACATAGCGATATTTTTCTAAAGTAAGCTTGTGCGCACGTAGCCGTGGCAGCGCCGCTTGGGGGTCCGCCCATTTAAGAATAACCGGATAACCGGGCACCTGCGCCACCAAGTCGGCAATCTCATGGGGGTGGCTGATCTGCCAGCTCTGGGGGGTCTGTATGCCCAGCTTGCGTGCCACCAGCAGGGTTTGCTGCTTATCCAGCACCTGACTAAAGGGGTGGGGGGCGGGGATGAGGGGGCGAATGCCCTGTAATTGCTCACCATGCGCCTGTAACCAGAGAATATCCGGTTCTGAAACGGTCATCAGATAGGGGATTTGGTGCGTTTGGGCCAGCTGGTTGATTAAATCTAGTTGCGTGATCTGCTGGCTATCATGGTAGACCCCCAAATGCAGATAGCGACTGTGCAGCCCCACCCCGTGACGTTGACGGGCAATGGCGTAGACCTGGATACCAGCCTTGGCCAGCTCCCGCACCAGGGTTAAGCCGATGGGGGTATCCACCCCTAACAGCAGCACCCGGTGGGGTGTGGTCGGGGGGCTCACGCTTTGCCCTCCAGCCAGCGGCGCAGCATGCGTTTTAGCCCCTTGGGCAGCCGCACGCCCCGTTCTGTCAACCAGTGGTGGCAGTGGTGGGCCAGATCCATCACCCCAATGCGGAGCCTGGCGAGATGTTGCGCCATAGGCGGGCGCTTGAGCAGCGCTTGCCCGTTCAACATGGGCACTCCAGCCCCCTGTTTAAGTTGGCTGAGCACCCACGCAGGGGTTAACGGGCCTGGGGGGAGCTGCATGATGACCGGTTGCAGATCCCCCACCCGGTGCAGATCCAACGCGGCCAGGGGGACCACGTTGGGGCGCTGGGCCTGGATGGTTTGCCATAACTGCAAACTTTGTGGACGCACACCATGGCGGCCATCGTGGCGGCTATTCAGAATCTCCACCCCATCACACCACTGTTGCCACGGTGGGGCAGGGTTAAAACGGGCCTTGATGGGGTGGGTGAGTATGAGCATGGCCGCATGGGGGTGCAGCGATTGGGCGATCTGCGCATTGCTGGTAAAATCAATGGCGCAGGGGCTGATCCCCAAAAAGGCAATGGTAAAACAGTCCATCTCAATGCCGGGAATAAACAGAAACGCGGCGTCGGAGTGGTCGTGACACTGCTGGATAATGGCCTCCACCTTGGCTTGATCCAACCCCTCGATATGTTCGGTCATGCAGGCGAAGTGTAACCCTTCACCCAGCAGCAGGGTGCGCAGCTGGGCATAACTCAGGGTGCCATCAAAAGAGTGGTTGGAGTGGGCATGGACAATCCCCCGCAACGGTGTTGTGCGGGCGGCGGCTCTGCTGTTGGATGCTGCCTCCATTGCCTGCTCCTACCCCCCATGCCAGGATTTCATGCTTCTCACTGGGGTTAGGATAACACGATTTCTCCAACGGGCAGTAGCGGGTGGATTAGAAATTTTCTGTCATGGTGATCTCAATGGCGCGGTGGGCGCGGTCAAGCCAATGGTCAATCTCGGCCAGGGTGGCATGGTCGGGCAGTTCCGGCAGTTCAAACACCACCCCATGGTCATCCAACTGGGCTTGAATCATCTCAAAATGAAAATCCCGATACTCCGCCGTGGTGCGAAAACGGCGCTTGGCGCACACCTCCATCGCCTGCATGGCATCAAGCAGGGCCTCCCGCTCATCTGGGGTGAGGGGGCGTTCGGTCTCAATCAACTTTTTGTACTGGTCGCGGGCGGCATTCCATTTATATTGCCACATGGGGTCATAATCGGGCAGCAGCCGGGTAACAGGCTGGGCGTTCATGCCGGGTGATCCAGGGCGTGACGGGCTAGCGCGGCATCCATGGTGAGCAGGTGGGTCTCAAACCACTTGGGCAGATCGCTGCGCATAAAGGCCAAAATATCGGGCGCACCGCCCCGTTTGGCAAAGCGGGCCAGCATGGCGCACTGCCCCAACAGCCGTTGGTGCTCGCCCCGGTGTTCCTGGCTGGCCCCAAAACCGCAGCGCTGCATAAGGAGCTCCTCCTGGCTAAAGTGGTCGGTCAAAGCCTCCACCAAGCCGGGAAAGGCAAGCAATAGGGCACTATCGGGCTGGGGGGCCAGTTGGCTAAGCTCGGTCACAAAACTTTGGTGCTGGGCATCCATAAAATCAACCCCAAGCTCAATCATCCGCATGGCTGGGCTCCCTGGGGCTCATCTGGAGCAGACGTTGGGCGTCGCGCACAATGGGTTCATCAATAAAACCATAGTCGGGGTCCACAAAGCCGGTAACGCCTTGCTCACGCTGGGCGGCAAAGCGGCTGATAATCGCTTGGGCACGGGCTAAGGCGGCAGGGTCTGGGGCAAAACAGCGGTTAATCACCTCAGCCTGGGCCGGGGCGATGCACCCCTTGGCGGTGTAGCCCATGGCTTTAACCTTTTCGCACCAGCGCTCCAACTCGGCCAAATTGCGGTGATCCTGATAGACAAAGGAGACCGGCAAGAGGTCAATGCTGCGGCACTGAATGAGAAAATGGGCCAGAATATAGTCAATGGTGGGGTTGTCGGGTTTAAGCAGCGATTGGGGAATGCCCAAGTCGGCCATAAGATCCAGAATGCCCAGGTAGGCGGTGGTGACGCGGTTGTCGATCTTAAAGCGCTCCAGCATGTTCCACGCTGCGCGGGTTTCCACCGTAAAATGTAGCTCGACCGCTTCATCCATCATACCCAGGGCCATGTGCAGGGTCTCTTGATCCTCCACCTTGGGCAGACGGAAGGCGCGGGGCCGCAGATGGCTAAGGGCACGGAGATCTTTCATGCCGCCCCGCTCCATGGGGTTGATGCGAATCACCACCCGTTCTGCCACCACGGCGGGATCCATCGCCCCGAGGGTCTCGGCGACCAACTGTCGCGCGGCCTGCTTATCGCCCACCCCATCTTCTAGGTTGACCATGGCCCAATCCGCCACCAACTGGGGGATCTTCTCCAAATGGCGGGGTTTGTCCCCCGCGACCATCATAATGCTGCGTACGACGCTCATAACATACGGCTCCGTCTCTCCATCAAAAGCTTGCCCAGTTGGTTTTGCCCGTGGCCCCGTTTATCCTGTCCCCAGAATGGGTCAAAGGCGGTATAGTTGAGCAGCGGATAGGGGTGGGTGGCTTGTAAAAAATCATGAATCTGTTGGTGGGTATCAAATTTAGCATTCAGGGCCTGACGCATGACATCCAGCTTGATCGCATCCCAATCTGCCCGGATGGGGATGGAGCGATCCTTGCCCATAAGGGCGGCTGTCATGGGGCTGGGGCACGCATAAATACGCGCCCGCTGCTGGGGATCTGCAAACTTGGCGGCTTGAAAATAGTGCTCCACGGTGAACCATAATTTACCGTCCAACTCGAAAGGGTGGTCGGAAAAGTTGGAAAAGCAGCTATACCAAATGGGGGGCAGCAAGGCAACCATGGTAGGATCCAGTGGTATGGGAATAGGGTTTGCAAAACAGAGCAACAGAAAACGGGAAACACATTTCATGCCATGCGTTAAGTGATTGTTAAATTATGAATCATTTGGCAGTGTCTCAATGTGGCCCGACATTTTGTCTGAAAACCGACCACCATTGTTGCATGGCCGACAGGAGTTTGAAACATGGTAAACCCATGGGAGCTGTACGATCAACTGCTGGAACAGGCGCGTTTGGCGGCGGGTGAGGCGTTGGTGGCCGAGGTGATTATGGGGCCGGTATGGACGGTGGTGCGTACCGATGATGGGGGTATGGGGCTGGCCATGAGCCCCGCCACCGCCACCCGTACCCTGCCTTGGTCGGGTACGCTGCGCGGGCGCCCCATCGTTGAGCTGATTGAGTGGGTGAAATCCTGGAATTTTCATGAAGCTGCGGTGGGTATGGCAGCCCTCAATGCCGCGTTGGGTATCCCCATGGATTGGGCCAGGGAGGCAACCCCGTTGATGACCCCTGGTTCGGCCAATCTGGCGGTATTTGACCACTTTCGCCACCATCTGGTGGATAAAAAGGTGGTGGTGGTGGGGCGTTATCCCGGTTTGGAGCGCTTTACCGAAAATCACAACTGGCACGTGTTGGAGCGGGAGCCCAACGCCGCCGATCTGCCCGACACCGCCTGTGAATATGTGCTACCCCAGGCCGATTGGGTCTTTTTAACCGCGTCGGCCTTGGTGAATAAATCGTTGCCACGTCTGTTGACCCTTAGCCGTCATGCGGTGACGGTGCTTATGGGGCCGACCCTGCCGTGGTGGCGAGATTGGTGCCACTACGGGGTGGATTTTTTGGCCGGGGTGCGCATTGCCGATGATAAATCGGTGCGCCACACGGCGGCGGAAGGGGGCGGCGTGCGTATTTTTGAAAAGGGGGCTCGTTACCACTTGGTGGATGTGGGGCAGGGCGCTATGGCCACCCTCAAAGAGGAGATCGCCCAGCGCTATCAGCATCGAGACCAGTTAAAACAGGCGATGGAGCAGTGGTACGCTGGCCCTGGTCCCAAGGGGCGTTTTCCCCAATGGCAGGCTTTGCAGCAGATGGATAGCGAGCTCTCCGAGCTGGATCGGCGCTACAAACGGCAGTGGGATGCCCGCCATCTTAGTCATCCACCAGCGAGACACTCTTAACGTGGGCAAAGAGGGTTTTACCCGGGGCTAGGGCCATCTCCCGCCACGATTTTTTGGTAATACGGGCCAAAATGGCGGGGCCTGCCGGCCCGTCATGCCCCAACGTAATGCGCACGTTCATACGGGCCTCATCCATGGCTTGGGCGTCGGTGATGCGAACCGGAAAATGGTTGAGAATGCTTGACCCCTGCAAGGGGTGCAGTGAGAGGCTGACATGGGCCGCTAAAATACGCAGACGACACGCCTCGCGATCCTGTAGAGCGCCGGGCACATAGACCTCAAACCCCGGAAAAATCTCGATGCGGGTTAGGTGATCTTGCGCCTCATAGTGCAGCGGCTTGCCGCGCAGCACCACCCCTGCCACAGGATCTTTGGCAAAGGGCAGGTCGGGGTGGGTCAACAGGCTCTCTATGGGGCCTGCCAGCTTAACCTCGCCATGTTCCAGATAACACATGTGATCGGCCAGCCGCTCCACCTCGTCCAGGTCATGACTGACATAGAGGGTAGGGATCTCCAAGCGGTCATGCAGGGACTCCAGATAGGGTAAAATCTCCTGTTTGCTCAGGCGGTCCAGCGCCGCCAAGGGCTCATCCATCAGCAACAGACGCGGCTGGGTCAACAGTGCCCGCGCCATGCCCACCCGCTGCCGCTCGCCCCCCGATAGGCGAATGGGGGCGCGTTCCAGCAGAGGTTCTACCCCCAACAGCGCCACCACCTCATCAAAGGCAATCCACGCATGAGCCCCCTTGGCCCGTTTGACCGCAAAATCCAGGTTGCCCCGCACCGTCATATGGGGAAACAGGCTAGCCTCTTGAAACACATAACCAATGGGCCGCTTGTGGGTGGGTAAAAAGGTGTTGTCGTTTTGCCAACACTCCCCCAAAAAGTGCAACGCACCCACACGGCTACGGTGCAGCCCCGCCACACAGCGCAGCACGGTGGTTTTACCACTGCCCGAGTGACCAAACAGCGCCGTTACCCCGCGTCCCGGTGCAGTGAGCGCAACGTTGAGCTTAAATGCACCCAAATCATCTTGAAAACGGGCTTGAATCTCCCTCATCGCAGGCTTCTCCCCAACCGTTTTTCAAAGCTGGTCATGCTCCAGATCACCACAAAGGCAAACAGCAACATCCCCCCAGCCAGCAGATGGGCTTTGTCCCACTCCAGGGTCTCCACATAATCATAAATGGCCACCGACAGCACCTTGGTCTCGCCGGGAATATTGCCGCCAATCATCAACACTACCC
Protein-coding sequences here:
- a CDS encoding HpcH/HpaI aldolase/citrate lyase family protein, whose protein sequence is MSVVRSIMMVAGDKPRHLEKIPQLVADWAMVNLEDGVGDKQAARQLVAETLGAMDPAVVAERVVIRINPMERGGMKDLRALSHLRPRAFRLPKVEDQETLHMALGMMDEAVELHFTVETRAAWNMLERFKIDNRVTTAYLGILDLMADLGIPQSLLKPDNPTIDYILAHFLIQCRSIDLLPVSFVYQDHRNLAELERWCEKVKAMGYTAKGCIAPAQAEVINRCFAPDPAALARAQAIISRFAAQREQGVTGFVDPDYGFIDEPIVRDAQRLLQMSPREPSHADD
- the modC gene encoding molybdenum ABC transporter ATP-binding protein translates to MREIQARFQDDLGAFKLNVALTAPGRGVTALFGHSGSGKTTVLRCVAGLHRSRVGALHFLGECWQNDNTFLPTHKRPIGYVFQEASLFPHMTVRGNLDFAVKRAKGAHAWIAFDEVVALLGVEPLLERAPIRLSGGERQRVGMARALLTQPRLLLMDEPLAALDRLSKQEILPYLESLHDRLEIPTLYVSHDLDEVERLADHMCYLEHGEVKLAGPIESLLTHPDLPFAKDPVAGVVLRGKPLHYEAQDHLTRIEIFPGFEVYVPGALQDREACRLRILAAHVSLSLHPLQGSSILNHFPVRITDAQAMDEARMNVRITLGHDGPAGPAILARITKKSWREMALAPGKTLFAHVKSVSLVDD
- a CDS encoding DUF364 domain-containing protein, producing MVNPWELYDQLLEQARLAAGEALVAEVIMGPVWTVVRTDDGGMGLAMSPATATRTLPWSGTLRGRPIVELIEWVKSWNFHEAAVGMAALNAALGIPMDWAREATPLMTPGSANLAVFDHFRHHLVDKKVVVVGRYPGLERFTENHNWHVLEREPNAADLPDTACEYVLPQADWVFLTASALVNKSLPRLLTLSRHAVTVLMGPTLPWWRDWCHYGVDFLAGVRIADDKSVRHTAAEGGGVRIFEKGARYHLVDVGQGAMATLKEEIAQRYQHRDQLKQAMEQWYAGPGPKGRFPQWQALQQMDSELSELDRRYKRQWDARHLSHPPARHS
- a CDS encoding bacteriohemerythrin — encoded protein: MRMIELGVDFMDAQHQSFVTELSQLAPQPDSALLLAFPGLVEALTDHFSQEELLMQRCGFGASQEHRGEHQRLLGQCAMLARFAKRGGAPDILAFMRSDLPKWFETHLLTMDAALARHALDHPA
- a CDS encoding PIN domain-containing protein; amino-acid sequence: MTDTASVSQCILSKNAPVLFFDTCSLLDLVRDPTRECFSSDQYETAIRLLRKVDGEEGYLHVVVNSQVHHELNDNFSSVCEDSENKLDKLNKKIAFLQRVYVSIGATVSQNLSFSKNDFSQYGKNIYDSFIGKSITYKEEDDVAKNKAFDRSRFCKAPAKKGKQELKDCIVIELYLFLAQHLRSIGYSNRIVFISSNTKDYASDVRGGILHPELKDDFDSVKMEYASNYGLAERMLFPPC
- a CDS encoding pyridoxal phosphate-dependent decarboxylase family protein, with the translated sequence MEPEPVEKTLHAAMQLILDFLQENQNSTLRIVDFLPPQQLAEQFDLTIQQQGLANHQALIPLLHAYLQHSVKTGHPQFCNQLFAGFNFPAFLGEVFTALTNTSMYTYEVAPLATLMERFLIEKMGKLAGFTNHDGIFSSGGSNSNLIAMLCARQQRFPHIKQLGNSNAPPLVCLVSDQAHYSFQRGAMVLGMGLDNLVKVASDPQGRMQPAALEAAILHAKAAGKQPFMVAATAGTTVLGAFDPLPQLHAIARQHGLWFHVDGAFGASVLLSQRWRHHLDGCHLADSLTWDAHKMMNIPLISSVILVREPGLLREACGSEGGHYLFHEHDYDVDQFELGRKSLACGRRVDAMKLWLAWRYYGDLGYAARIDHLFELTAYAKDCILAHPKLTLMVEPQSVTLCFRYQPDKTVDLDAFTVRLRDRLVRSGDSLVNYSLLQQGVAIRMVFVNGDMQTSDFDHFLERLLIHAQALEAEL
- a CDS encoding NADAR family protein, with protein sequence MVALLPPIWYSCFSNFSDHPFELDGKLWFTVEHYFQAAKFADPQQRARIYACPSPMTAALMGKDRSIPIRADWDAIKLDVMRQALNAKFDTHQQIHDFLQATHPYPLLNYTAFDPFWGQDKRGHGQNQLGKLLMERRSRML
- a CDS encoding polysaccharide deacetylase family protein, with the translated sequence MIDLNLSVDVEFTINGCFTQPQHYRPLGVASLQRVDEGVSHGLGFILDTLERYQLKGTFFCEMFQSHYFGDAPMQGVMQEIVARGHDVQLHLHPAWRIFRHSDWLQRLTAGGTPSDAMHGLGEVQAIQLLEEGMACFKRVMGYAPLAFRGGSLHVDETLYRVVAQLGIPMASCQGYGFFAPGDVALRRLHGLHDMFGLREVPVTTYTVHGLGGRRWYKALTVTGTPAFLFWKLLRQGVMQQSGPLVVLTHASEFSTMQRDPERPRFVPHRGNQSRFERLCRFLDRNRAHIRTSTFSQGLELWSAQPSPPLRVGMSDLLLRHLFNHFQRP